In Amphiura filiformis chromosome 2, Afil_fr2py, whole genome shotgun sequence, one DNA window encodes the following:
- the LOC140171520 gene encoding putative nuclease HARBI1, with protein sequence MAGYRLLLFENRRARRRERVFRDRLNPFDEYDNVDMYKRYRFTRLGCQHIIDLLQDELQPDTLRNHSIPPSLQVFIALRFYARGKVIDSSGDKHNVSIPTTSRVIRRVTLALCRRVNDYVKFPTTPQAVATAQQDFMNIAGFPRILGAVDCTHVELHGCPWGPDEYIFVNRKNRHSINVQLICNAHYKITNVVARWPGSTHDSRILRRSRIGMSFENGDIQQGILLGDSGYTLRPWMMSRILNPANAPEEAYNRYVCMFSKVNNTTIALTEYLFMQ encoded by the coding sequence ATGGCTGGCTATCGACTCTTGTTATTTGAAAATCGCCGCGCAAGGCGACGTGAAAGAGTGTTTAGGGATCGACTTAACCCTTTCGATGAGTATGACAACGTGGACATGTATAAGAGGTATCGTTTTACCAGGTTGGGATGCCAGCATATTATCGATCTTCTTCAAGATGAATTGCAGCCCGATACCCTTAGAAATCATTCAATACCACCAAGCTTACAGGTTTTCATAGCTCTTCGATTTTATGCGCGTGGTAAAGTCATCGACTCCTCGGGAGACAAGCATAACGTCAGCATTCCCACGACTTCTCGAGTAATTCGTAGAGTAACTTTGGCTCTCTGTAGACGTGTCAACGACTACGTGAAATTTCCAACGACTCCACAGGCAGTTGCCACGGCACAGCAGGATTTCATGAACATTGCAGGTTTTCCTCGCATTTTAGGAGCTGTTGACTGCACTCACGTTGAACTACATGGTTGTCCATGGGGTCCTGACGAGTACATCTTCGTAAATCGCAAGAACAGACACAGTATCAACGTTCAGTTAATCTGCAATGCCCACTACAAAATCACAAATGTAGTTGCACGCTGGCCTGGGAGTACTCACGATAGCCGCATCCTCAGGCGTAGCCGAATAGGAATGTCGTTTGAAAATGGAGACATTCAACAAGGCATTCTTCTAGGGGACTCGGGGTACACACTACGACCATGGATGATGAGCCGCATACTCAACCCAGCTAACGCTCCAGAGGAAGCATACAACAGGTACGTctgcatgttttcaaaagtgaacAACACTACGATTGCACTGACTGAATATTTGTTCATGCAATAA